One window of the Granulicella arctica genome contains the following:
- a CDS encoding winged helix-turn-helix transcriptional regulator, giving the protein METAAKVLASRQERRRGNVYDANCPSRNVLDHVTSRWGSLVLLVLLDGKLRFSELARRIGGVSEKMLAQSLRTLETDGFLLRTVYPTIPPKVEYCLTPRGREAGMHIKTLTDWIEDNVSDVLQDHSKRAEVQQSLL; this is encoded by the coding sequence ATGGAGACAGCAGCAAAGGTTCTAGCCAGTCGACAGGAGCGCCGCCGTGGGAATGTGTACGACGCCAACTGCCCCTCCCGCAACGTACTCGACCATGTGACCTCCCGATGGGGATCGCTGGTGCTGCTTGTTCTTCTCGATGGCAAACTTCGATTTAGTGAGCTGGCGCGACGGATCGGAGGGGTAAGTGAGAAGATGCTGGCTCAATCGCTGCGCACTCTCGAAACGGATGGTTTCCTCTTGAGAACGGTGTACCCCACAATACCGCCCAAGGTTGAGTATTGCCTGACGCCGCGGGGGCGTGAGGCCGGGATGCATATAAAAACACTGACCGATTGGATAGAAGACAACGTCTCCGACGTGCTTCAAGATCATTCCAAGCGAGCTGAGGTCCAGCAATCGCTTCTATGA